A stretch of Lactiplantibacillus brownii DNA encodes these proteins:
- a CDS encoding SdpI family protein yields MRKLQMSKQRATTMLISLVNILSLVWLWLPTGQRIPKVGLDPQLGLVITLVFGLSLVAPWLLEKNYHWQPWQIAQHWSLGWLGLSILVVGFPSVFQQVSVPEIGIGLLISFFGVLCVDVPRNHLIGVRVVWTYASAAIWHKVNRVGGWLLYVSGLLGIVAGVFGQAIGMTLLVGLTLTTSAIVVGYAYWLARLSRRPM; encoded by the coding sequence ATGCGAAAACTACAAATGTCAAAGCAGCGTGCCACAACGATGTTAATCAGTCTCGTGAATATACTGAGTTTGGTCTGGCTTTGGTTACCAACGGGGCAGCGTATTCCAAAGGTGGGCCTCGATCCACAATTAGGCCTAGTCATCACGCTGGTTTTTGGACTATCACTAGTGGCACCCTGGTTACTTGAAAAAAATTACCATTGGCAACCTTGGCAAATTGCACAACATTGGTCATTGGGGTGGTTGGGGCTGAGTATTTTGGTTGTGGGATTTCCGAGTGTCTTCCAGCAAGTCAGTGTACCGGAGATTGGCATTGGGCTGTTGATCAGCTTTTTCGGCGTGCTATGTGTGGATGTGCCACGCAATCACTTGATCGGTGTGCGCGTTGTCTGGACCTATGCTTCCGCAGCCATTTGGCACAAAGTGAATCGAGTCGGAGGATGGCTGCTATATGTCAGTGGGTTACTTGGCATTGTTGCCGGTGTTTTCGGTCAAGCAATCGGTATGACGTTACTCGTCGGTCTAACCCTAACAACGAGTGCGATTGTAGTTGGCTATGCCTATTGGTTAGCACGACTCTCGCGACGGCCAATGTAA
- a CDS encoding D-alanine--D-alanine ligase family protein, with translation MDTQKKIHVGMLFGGNSSEHDVSKRSAHNIYDAMDKQKYQIDLFLITKNGVILSDTATRRIFDGEPEDKVVAEELPKLDMSDPLAPIKNLMGAKDIDIFYPVVHGNLGEDGTLQGLFKLLKKPYVGSGVLASAASFDKDITKQILTHHHIQNTKYVVVTPENRKQMTYAYLSEHVGAHLFIKPANQGSSVGIHKAENEQDYLDGLADAFKYDYKILVEESIDNPREVECSILGNEDAIASKLGAIDVPKSDTFYDYNNKFVDASGVTFELPVDLPADLTKRIQEMSLGAFKALGLKGMARVDFLVSEDGEPYLGEINTLPGFTNISLYPKLWEVSGIGYTDLIDRLIQLGFDEFKRQSEIHYDFVALDAE, from the coding sequence ATGGACACACAAAAAAAGATCCATGTTGGCATGTTGTTTGGCGGAAACTCTTCTGAACATGATGTTTCGAAGCGTTCAGCTCATAATATTTACGATGCAATGGACAAACAGAAGTATCAAATTGATTTATTCTTGATTACTAAGAATGGGGTCATTCTAAGCGATACTGCAACCCGTCGGATCTTTGATGGTGAACCAGAAGATAAGGTGGTCGCAGAAGAATTACCAAAGCTAGATATGAGTGATCCGTTAGCACCCATCAAGAATTTAATGGGCGCCAAGGATATTGATATCTTTTATCCGGTCGTTCACGGTAATTTGGGTGAAGATGGGACCTTACAAGGCCTGTTCAAGTTACTGAAGAAGCCTTACGTCGGTAGTGGCGTATTAGCTTCAGCGGCTAGTTTTGATAAGGATATTACGAAGCAAATTTTGACGCATCATCATATTCAGAATACCAAATACGTGGTGGTAACGCCTGAAAATCGGAAACAAATGACGTATGCCTATCTGAGCGAACACGTTGGGGCGCACTTGTTTATCAAGCCAGCCAACCAAGGCTCTTCAGTCGGAATTCATAAGGCTGAAAATGAACAGGACTACTTGGATGGCTTAGCGGATGCTTTCAAATACGATTATAAGATCTTAGTTGAAGAATCCATCGACAATCCGCGTGAAGTGGAATGTTCCATTCTTGGCAACGAGGATGCCATTGCTTCGAAGCTTGGCGCGATTGATGTGCCTAAGAGCGATACTTTTTATGATTATAATAATAAGTTTGTGGATGCCAGTGGTGTAACATTCGAATTGCCCGTTGACCTACCAGCCGATTTGACGAAACGCATTCAAGAAATGTCGTTGGGCGCATTTAAGGCGCTAGGGTTGAAGGGGATGGCTCGAGTTGATTTCTTAGTCTCAGAAGATGGCGAACCTTACTTGGGTGAAATCAATACGTTGCCTGGATTTACCAACATTAGCTTGTATCCAAAACTTTGGGAAGTTTCAGGAATTGGTTATACTGACTTGATTGATCGTTTGATTCAACTTGGTTTTGATGAATTCAAGCGGCAATCTGAGATTCATTACGATTTTGTGGCTTTAGACGCCGAATAA
- a CDS encoding DUF1054 family protein produces the protein MFTKADFDLFNDPTLAGRMTQIRTVIDPKFEAVTPQILPVLQAGGQTFYPHIAKHLRRFKNPPVDTWVAFSEDPRRYKALPHFELGLWPDRLFCYLDLLDESKVRVQASLTPAELQKLYRHLPADYLISHDHTVAEMRVATSANIDGVLNKFAQYKHSELVAGRAISLDSPLLADEAGQLAYIQATFTTLLPIYLAIMAKLRLKTD, from the coding sequence GTGTTTACTAAAGCAGACTTTGACTTATTTAATGACCCCACCTTAGCCGGTCGAATGACCCAAATTAGAACGGTGATTGATCCAAAATTTGAGGCAGTGACGCCACAAATTTTGCCCGTGCTACAAGCAGGTGGGCAGACGTTTTACCCGCATATCGCCAAACACTTGCGACGTTTTAAAAATCCACCGGTCGACACTTGGGTCGCATTTAGTGAAGATCCGCGGCGTTACAAGGCATTGCCACATTTCGAACTCGGACTATGGCCGGATCGGTTATTTTGCTATTTGGATTTGTTGGACGAAAGTAAGGTAAGGGTACAGGCTAGTTTAACCCCCGCGGAATTACAAAAATTATATCGCCACTTGCCCGCTGATTATTTAATTAGTCATGATCACACGGTCGCTGAAATGCGAGTCGCCACATCAGCCAATATTGATGGGGTGCTTAATAAATTTGCGCAGTACAAGCACAGCGAGTTAGTTGCTGGCCGTGCGATTAGTCTGGATTCACCATTATTAGCGGATGAAGCGGGTCAATTAGCTTATATTCAAGCAACGTTTACAACACTCT
- a CDS encoding helix-turn-helix transcriptional regulator, with protein MRILGEKVRQFRKRKGMSQKELAEGICTQATISLIEKKSKIPSMKIMMKICNRLGIRLSDVIVENDDQLYRTFKKIDSLIRHDQLDAANEVFAKIRPKQLRSNTDKKQYYYYEGYLQLVLNDNADEAIFNFGMLLNQFVKSSHDMFAILATLGTGLAYERKQSYDKAEIFVKQAVATLHTMDAQAMPIGDDDYLQNEILIYASAAQLYAKINFPEEALELIDLALKKAQESQSLYLLDRLYAQKAANEVVLNNVASAHDHYYVAYALSLVTHNEKLTQKIIKEMAEYHIAPLQVAKDA; from the coding sequence ATGAGAATATTGGGAGAGAAAGTTCGGCAGTTTCGGAAGCGTAAAGGCATGTCGCAAAAGGAATTGGCGGAGGGTATTTGTACCCAAGCAACGATTAGTTTAATTGAGAAGAAAAGTAAAATTCCAAGTATGAAAATTATGATGAAAATTTGTAATCGATTAGGAATTCGTTTATCTGATGTTATTGTAGAAAATGATGACCAGTTATATCGGACCTTCAAAAAAATTGATTCTTTGATTCGTCACGATCAGTTGGATGCAGCCAACGAAGTCTTTGCGAAGATTCGGCCAAAGCAACTGCGTAGCAATACGGACAAGAAACAATATTATTACTATGAAGGTTATTTACAATTAGTCTTGAACGACAATGCGGATGAAGCCATCTTCAACTTTGGGATGTTATTAAATCAATTCGTGAAGTCAAGTCACGACATGTTTGCCATTTTGGCAACGTTGGGGACTGGTTTAGCGTACGAACGCAAGCAGTCTTATGACAAAGCTGAAATCTTCGTGAAGCAAGCGGTCGCAACGTTGCATACCATGGACGCGCAAGCGATGCCAATTGGTGACGACGATTATTTGCAAAACGAAATTTTGATTTATGCTTCTGCGGCGCAACTTTATGCGAAGATTAACTTCCCTGAAGAAGCGTTGGAGTTGATCGATTTAGCCTTGAAAAAAGCGCAAGAAAGTCAATCATTGTACTTGCTTGATCGGCTATATGCCCAAAAGGCTGCTAACGAAGTCGTTTTAAACAATGTGGCTTCAGCTCATGATCATTATTATGTGGCTTATGCGTTAAGCTTGGTCACTCATAATGAAAAGCTAACTCAAAAGATTATTAAAGAAATGGCAGAATACCACATTGCGCCCTTGCAAGTGGCCAAAGATGCCTAG
- a CDS encoding replication-associated recombination protein A, producing MQQPLAYRMRPKTIEEVVGQQHLVGPGKIIARMVKAKRLSSMILYGPPGTGKTSIASAIAGSTKYAFRMLNAATDSKKQLQIVAEEAKMSGTVILLLDEIHRLDKTKQDFLLPHLESGRIILIGATTENPYISINPAIRSRTQIFEVHPLTPSDIETAVKRALTDTERGLGQYHVDLEPAAMHHLCTATNGDLRSALNGLELAVLSSTDSEQTGVTITQKIIEECLQKKALSADKDGDAHYDVISAFQKSIRGSDANAALHYMARLVEAGDLKSILRRLMVIAYEDIGLANPPACAHTVAACQAADQLGLPEARIPLANAVIELALSPKSNSAMGAIDGALEKVRQGHFGDIPADLKDAHYAGAAKLGHGVGYVYPHDHPGDWVAQQYLPDAIKGAEYYQPKTNGRYETALGEQYKKLLKANQQNR from the coding sequence ATGCAACAACCATTAGCTTATCGGATGCGTCCCAAAACGATTGAAGAAGTCGTTGGGCAGCAGCATTTAGTGGGCCCGGGAAAAATCATTGCACGGATGGTCAAAGCCAAGCGCTTATCTTCCATGATTTTATATGGCCCCCCGGGTACTGGCAAGACCAGTATCGCGAGTGCCATTGCCGGGTCAACAAAATATGCTTTTCGGATGCTCAACGCCGCAACCGATAGTAAAAAGCAATTACAAATTGTCGCTGAAGAAGCGAAAATGAGTGGCACGGTTATCTTACTGTTGGACGAAATCCACCGATTGGATAAGACCAAACAAGACTTTCTGCTCCCCCATCTCGAAAGCGGCCGCATTATTTTGATTGGGGCGACTACTGAGAATCCTTACATCAGTATTAATCCCGCCATTCGGAGTCGGACACAGATTTTTGAAGTCCACCCACTCACGCCTTCGGATATTGAAACGGCCGTTAAACGCGCCTTAACCGATACCGAACGTGGTTTAGGTCAGTATCACGTTGATTTAGAACCAGCGGCCATGCATCATCTGTGTACCGCGACTAATGGTGATCTACGGAGTGCCTTGAATGGTTTAGAGTTAGCGGTCTTGTCATCGACTGATTCTGAACAAACTGGTGTGACGATCACTCAGAAAATTATCGAAGAATGTTTACAAAAGAAAGCCCTCTCCGCGGATAAAGACGGTGATGCCCATTATGATGTGATTTCTGCTTTTCAAAAATCGATTCGTGGTTCGGATGCCAACGCCGCCTTACATTACATGGCACGCTTGGTTGAAGCTGGCGATTTAAAAAGTATTTTACGCCGTTTGATGGTCATCGCCTATGAGGACATTGGTCTAGCCAATCCACCCGCATGCGCGCATACCGTCGCAGCCTGTCAAGCCGCGGACCAGCTTGGGTTACCCGAGGCTCGGATTCCGCTCGCCAACGCGGTCATCGAACTCGCCTTATCGCCAAAATCTAACTCAGCCATGGGGGCGATTGATGGGGCGCTCGAAAAAGTTCGTCAGGGCCATTTTGGCGATATTCCAGCGGATTTGAAAGACGCTCACTATGCTGGTGCGGCTAAATTAGGCCATGGCGTCGGTTATGTCTATCCGCATGACCATCCCGGTGACTGGGTGGCACAGCAGTATTTGCCAGACGCCATCAAGGGTGCCGAATACTACCAGCCTAAAACGAACGGGCGCTATGAAACTGCCCTTGGGGAACAATACAAAAAATTATTAAAGGCTAACCAGCAAAACCGTTAA
- a CDS encoding YueI family protein, translated as MADKDMQPVDRIQTAMHGTPQLHPDEQNKYLGTFRERVEVAVTVYQIKRHHYVDQLNVAFTMHPDYRLYINGNLDQDILGPYLQAAAKADIQFTIKTDDIYRTGDANYALVFTADQAINQEVIDIDHRYQPESKQQAHPKEGHGLFGKLKKLF; from the coding sequence ATGGCTGACAAAGATATGCAACCGGTTGATCGGATTCAAACCGCGATGCACGGGACCCCACAACTCCACCCCGATGAACAGAATAAATATCTCGGGACATTTCGCGAACGCGTCGAAGTTGCCGTCACCGTCTACCAAATCAAGCGCCATCACTACGTTGATCAACTCAACGTGGCCTTTACAATGCATCCGGATTACCGCTTGTACATTAATGGCAATCTTGATCAAGACATACTCGGTCCCTACCTGCAAGCTGCGGCGAAAGCTGATATTCAATTCACCATCAAGACGGATGATATTTATCGAACGGGCGATGCTAATTACGCCCTCGTCTTCACGGCTGATCAGGCAATCAACCAAGAGGTGATTGATATTGATCACCGTTATCAACCTGAATCCAAGCAACAAGCACACCCCAAAGAAGGGCACGGCTTGTTCGGAAAACTTAAAAAGTTATTCTAA
- the gshAB gene encoding bifunctional glutamate--cysteine ligase GshA/glutathione synthetase GshB produces MEVDAVGKAIMHYQLVPLVSQSNLGLEVTMQRVNAQGVLSMQPYPKVFGDQRQNPQIHNAFAQTQLKLTTPAMSDLTKLLAYLAGLNTTARRALAADDYLWPLSSTPVLPADLQQIPLSEADEVGFKRRQQQANHYDITKLMTTGVHVNLSFNEQLFTRLYSETFHQHYSSYVEFRNAIYLKVAQGFVRMNWLIQYLFGATPTLQITDTQSKRQRSSVHAPAGRYSQVKGDYTSIDRYVAKLQADVQNKKLLSISDFDGPVRFRSTGQLTTLGRQGVYYLEYQGLDLDPTLTTGVDHNAIEFIRLLASYFVMMPALPAAMVSQVSAQADQLSAQVTMENPTTASAQAQPALQVLDALKDFVKTHGLPASDAVLLTHLKQRVSDPKQTPSAKIAAQADPLAWATKQAQQYQAEAQTKPFSLPGFTQLDLSSQLLAEQALARGIKVAVVDAHAAIMRLTHADQAQIVVNGSGTDLNPQALTTVLTHKVAAKQIIAEHGGQVPASQTYRSANQLIDDYDRYAQGGGIVLKGTDTTRAVAAFRIMPKRALFEQVVRQLFEQTKSVMAEALIVGSSYRFLVIDGKVQAIVERIPANIVGDGRSTVQALLDRKNARELRGTALAYPQSELKLGTVERYRLESYHLDLDSVVSRGTQILLREDATFGNGADVLDATADMHPSYIAAVEKLAADLKLKVAGFDVMIPNLYAELTPEHPEMAVYLGIHAAPYLYPHCFPMFGAAQPVTAKLLSALFPEM; encoded by the coding sequence ATGGAAGTCGATGCAGTCGGAAAAGCAATTATGCACTACCAATTGGTGCCATTAGTGAGCCAGTCGAATTTGGGCTTAGAAGTCACGATGCAACGCGTCAATGCACAGGGCGTCCTGTCTATGCAACCGTATCCTAAAGTTTTCGGCGACCAGCGCCAGAATCCACAGATCCACAATGCTTTCGCTCAGACACAATTAAAATTAACCACGCCTGCAATGTCAGATCTAACTAAATTGTTAGCGTATTTGGCAGGATTAAATACGACCGCACGCCGAGCTTTGGCAGCTGATGACTATTTATGGCCGTTATCAAGCACACCGGTATTGCCAGCTGATCTGCAACAGATTCCTTTGTCAGAGGCCGATGAGGTGGGCTTTAAACGGCGCCAGCAGCAAGCTAATCATTATGATATAACCAAATTAATGACGACTGGCGTCCACGTCAATTTAAGCTTTAATGAACAATTATTTACGCGCTTATATTCAGAAACCTTTCATCAACATTACTCAAGTTATGTTGAGTTTCGTAATGCCATTTATTTGAAAGTGGCACAAGGTTTTGTGCGCATGAATTGGTTAATCCAATATTTATTTGGCGCCACGCCAACGTTACAAATTACTGATACGCAGTCTAAACGCCAACGGAGTAGTGTCCATGCGCCAGCTGGGCGATACAGTCAGGTCAAAGGGGACTACACGTCGATTGACCGCTATGTCGCGAAGTTGCAGGCCGATGTTCAAAACAAAAAATTACTGTCAATCAGTGATTTTGATGGTCCGGTTCGTTTTCGCAGTACAGGTCAGTTGACAACGCTCGGTCGACAAGGCGTTTATTATTTGGAATATCAGGGACTCGACCTTGATCCAACTCTCACGACTGGTGTGGATCATAATGCGATTGAATTCATTCGCTTATTGGCGAGTTATTTTGTGATGATGCCAGCCTTACCAGCAGCGATGGTCAGTCAAGTCAGCGCGCAAGCCGACCAATTAAGTGCGCAAGTCACCATGGAGAATCCAACGACCGCGAGTGCTCAAGCTCAGCCGGCTTTACAAGTGCTGGATGCGTTGAAGGATTTTGTTAAAACACATGGTTTACCAGCTAGCGACGCGGTCTTATTAACCCATTTGAAACAACGGGTCAGTGATCCTAAACAGACGCCTAGTGCTAAAATTGCGGCCCAAGCTGATCCATTGGCCTGGGCAACTAAGCAGGCGCAGCAGTATCAAGCGGAAGCCCAAACGAAACCTTTTAGTTTGCCAGGGTTTACGCAGCTTGACCTATCCAGTCAACTTTTGGCGGAACAAGCCTTAGCTCGTGGTATCAAGGTCGCAGTTGTGGATGCGCATGCCGCTATTATGCGCTTGACGCATGCTGACCAAGCACAAATTGTCGTTAATGGTAGTGGTACTGATTTGAATCCGCAGGCGTTGACGACCGTCTTGACTCACAAGGTTGCTGCAAAGCAGATTATTGCTGAACACGGTGGACAGGTGCCGGCTTCACAGACATATCGATCGGCTAACCAGCTCATTGATGATTATGACCGGTATGCCCAAGGCGGTGGCATCGTCTTGAAAGGGACGGATACGACGAGAGCTGTCGCTGCTTTCCGGATCATGCCCAAACGAGCCCTATTTGAACAAGTCGTCCGCCAGTTATTCGAGCAAACTAAGTCGGTGATGGCTGAAGCATTAATCGTCGGCTCCAGTTATCGTTTCTTAGTGATTGATGGTAAAGTACAGGCCATTGTCGAACGAATCCCTGCTAACATTGTGGGCGATGGGCGTTCAACGGTACAGGCACTACTTGACCGCAAGAATGCGCGCGAACTACGGGGCACCGCCTTGGCGTATCCTCAGTCGGAATTGAAGTTAGGAACGGTCGAACGTTATCGGTTAGAGTCTTACCATTTAGATTTGGATTCAGTCGTGAGTCGAGGAACACAGATTTTATTGCGAGAGGACGCCACTTTTGGTAATGGTGCCGATGTCTTGGACGCAACCGCGGACATGCATCCGTCCTATATCGCGGCGGTCGAGAAGTTAGCGGCAGATTTAAAGTTAAAAGTTGCCGGTTTCGATGTCATGATTCCCAATTTATATGCTGAATTGACGCCAGAGCATCCTGAAATGGCGGTTTATCTGGGTATTCATGCGGCACCTTATCTTTACCCGCATTGTTTTCCAATGTTTGGTGCGGCGCAACCAGTGACTGCAAAATTGTTGTCAGCGTTATTTCCGGAAATGTAG
- a CDS encoding zinc-binding alcohol dehydrogenase family protein, with protein sequence MQAKAVGLYAGHPLSDPRAFEDVTIDVAQPTGRDVLVAVQAVSVNPIDTKQRQVQVATKTPRILGFDAVGKVLAVGDQVTSVMTDDVVYYAGAVDRPGSNAEYQLVDERLVALTPKKWSTTAAAGLPLTGITAWEALFEKLPWRAAKNANVGRSVLIINGAGGVGSVAIQLAKWAGLTVITTAGQPQTKAWVTSLGADVVLDYHDDLAQQLKARGIETVDSAIIFHSTDLYLPIVAPLMRPLSTIVAVVTNTKPLPMALLKPKSLNFAWEFMFTKPNYQLPELATQGMMLAKMAHLADTGVLQPTTKKVLTGINAETLKTAHKIVETGQMLGKLVLTAPFNA encoded by the coding sequence ATGCAAGCAAAAGCAGTTGGGTTATATGCGGGTCATCCGCTAAGTGATCCGCGCGCCTTTGAAGACGTGACCATCGACGTGGCACAACCCACTGGGCGTGATGTGTTAGTTGCGGTTCAGGCCGTTTCAGTCAATCCCATTGATACCAAACAGCGGCAAGTGCAAGTTGCCACGAAGACGCCACGTATTTTAGGCTTTGATGCGGTCGGGAAAGTTTTGGCGGTGGGTGACCAAGTGACCAGCGTGATGACGGATGATGTCGTCTATTATGCGGGTGCGGTTGATCGCCCCGGCAGCAATGCCGAATATCAACTGGTAGACGAACGCTTAGTTGCTTTAACACCGAAAAAATGGTCAACCACGGCGGCTGCGGGGTTACCATTGACCGGTATCACGGCCTGGGAAGCCTTATTCGAAAAGTTACCGTGGCGAGCGGCAAAAAATGCCAACGTTGGTCGATCAGTCTTGATTATCAATGGGGCCGGCGGGGTCGGTTCGGTGGCGATTCAATTAGCAAAGTGGGCCGGTTTAACGGTCATCACGACAGCTGGGCAACCGCAAACGAAAGCTTGGGTCACGTCCTTAGGCGCGGATGTGGTGCTCGATTATCATGACGACTTGGCACAACAGCTTAAAGCACGCGGAATTGAGACCGTTGATAGTGCCATTATATTTCACTCAACGGACTTATATTTGCCAATCGTGGCGCCACTAATGCGGCCATTAAGTACCATTGTGGCGGTCGTGACGAATACGAAACCATTACCAATGGCTTTGTTGAAACCCAAGAGTTTAAACTTTGCTTGGGAATTTATGTTTACCAAGCCCAATTATCAGTTGCCAGAGTTAGCCACGCAAGGGATGATGTTAGCCAAAATGGCGCATTTGGCTGACACGGGTGTTTTGCAGCCGACGACTAAAAAAGTGCTCACGGGGATCAATGCGGAGACCTTAAAAACAGCCCACAAGATTGTTGAAACAGGACAAATGTTGGGTAAATTAGTATTAACAGCGCCATTTAATGCATAA
- a CDS encoding glycerophosphodiester phosphodiesterase family protein — MFARGSQNFKRGLAQLHGPLAIWWVSGLLLALIDKWLGVQLGGWWSLVGLVVLSAWLPSLAERSSTQTWSWRQRGFIWGGQWLLGVIWLPLGWGGYLATLQASIQLPADFQNTLFMTRYDWLPWVVPIWGLLWLGSFKWLIAWRDQLRAPTGWRDWWQQGWHQPWWPVVWRLLKLTRWLVAWLVVAIGLVAITGGFELVNQTAGRVSAILSLAGLQWLGWVILASWWTGWFGDSTIDRSARPHLGLMGLLLLSTLLSATWWLQTPSATLPAVIAHRGVNGADGVQNTTSALKRTVKATQPAFVEMDIQPTADQHWVVMHDPTLRHLADRPGPVQAYQLDQLAGLPLTEHGQHGELSSFNAYLAAAQRLHQPLLVEIKAVGDAVQLVSPFADRYATLLEHRGSSVHSLDYQVVTRLKQRTRRLRVGYITPFYLTAFSPNVADFYSLQALTVTREQLASAKREHKAVYLWTVDRPIQLQRLSALRPTGIITNQPGRLRRIQKQPQHYYFYQLINWLISL, encoded by the coding sequence ATGTTCGCACGGGGCAGTCAAAATTTCAAACGCGGCTTGGCCCAGTTGCATGGCCCACTGGCAATTTGGTGGGTGAGTGGTCTGTTATTGGCCTTAATCGACAAATGGCTGGGCGTTCAGCTTGGCGGTTGGTGGTCGCTAGTCGGCTTAGTCGTGCTGAGTGCCTGGTTGCCGAGCCTAGCAGAACGGTCCAGCACTCAAACTTGGTCGTGGCGCCAACGTGGCTTCATCTGGGGTGGTCAATGGTTGCTCGGCGTGATCTGGCTCCCTTTAGGTTGGGGCGGCTATTTGGCAACGTTACAAGCCAGCATTCAACTGCCCGCTGACTTTCAGAACACGCTCTTTATGACGCGTTACGACTGGTTGCCATGGGTCGTACCAATCTGGGGCCTGTTATGGTTAGGGTCGTTCAAATGGTTAATTGCTTGGCGGGACCAACTACGGGCGCCAACGGGCTGGCGTGATTGGTGGCAACAAGGTTGGCATCAACCTTGGTGGCCAGTGGTCTGGCGGTTGTTAAAACTGACGCGCTGGTTAGTGGCTTGGTTGGTCGTGGCAATAGGCTTAGTCGCCATAACGGGCGGCTTTGAACTAGTCAATCAGACGGCAGGTCGCGTCAGCGCAATTTTAAGTTTGGCTGGTCTACAATGGCTTGGCTGGGTGATTTTAGCTAGTTGGTGGACAGGTTGGTTCGGCGACAGCACGATTGATCGGTCAGCGCGGCCACATTTAGGCCTGATGGGCTTGTTACTGCTGAGTACGCTATTGAGTGCAACTTGGTGGTTGCAGACGCCCTCAGCAACGTTACCAGCCGTTATTGCTCATCGTGGGGTAAATGGTGCGGATGGCGTACAAAATACCACGAGCGCCCTGAAACGGACCGTGAAAGCAACCCAGCCGGCATTTGTGGAGATGGATATTCAACCTACCGCTGATCAACACTGGGTAGTCATGCATGATCCCACATTGCGTCATTTAGCGGATCGTCCGGGACCGGTGCAAGCCTATCAATTAGACCAGTTGGCCGGTTTACCTTTAACCGAGCACGGTCAGCACGGTGAATTGAGCTCCTTTAACGCTTATTTGGCCGCGGCACAACGGCTACATCAGCCTCTGTTAGTCGAAATCAAGGCAGTTGGCGATGCAGTCCAATTAGTTTCACCATTTGCTGATCGTTACGCGACGCTATTGGAACACCGGGGAAGCTCAGTCCATTCGTTAGACTACCAAGTCGTGACACGCTTAAAACAGCGGACACGCCGGTTGCGAGTTGGCTATATTACCCCGTTTTACTTGACGGCGTTTAGCCCGAATGTGGCGGATTTCTATTCCCTGCAAGCCCTGACGGTGACCCGTGAGCAATTAGCAAGCGCTAAGCGGGAACATAAGGCAGTTTATTTATGGACGGTAGATCGGCCAATTCAGCTACAACGGTTATCGGCATTGCGCCCAACCGGAATTATTACGAATCAGCCAGGGCGATTGCGACGAATACAAAAACAGCCGCAACATTATTATTTTTACCAGCTTATTAATTGGCTGATTAGTTTATGA
- a CDS encoding universal stress protein — MLQQYQHILVPVDGSYEAELAFKKAVAVAKRNGPKASVHMVHVVDTRAFQNISSFDTTMVEQVTDTAQKTLDKYVAEAKSEGLDNVDYSIEYGAPKTIIARDVPKDLGIDLIMIGATGLNAVERLLIGSVTEYVTRMAVCDVLVVRTDLANKPAPKPKKK, encoded by the coding sequence ATGTTACAACAATACCAACACATCTTAGTTCCCGTTGATGGTTCATATGAAGCGGAATTAGCATTTAAAAAGGCGGTCGCCGTGGCTAAGCGGAATGGCCCTAAAGCGTCAGTTCACATGGTGCACGTCGTGGATACGCGGGCATTCCAAAACATTTCTAGTTTTGACACGACCATGGTTGAACAAGTTACCGATACTGCGCAAAAGACATTGGATAAGTACGTCGCAGAAGCCAAGTCAGAAGGCTTGGACAATGTGGACTATTCAATCGAATATGGGGCACCCAAGACCATTATTGCGCGCGATGTGCCAAAAGATTTAGGCATTGATTTGATCATGATTGGTGCCACTGGTTTGAACGCAGTGGAACGACTTTTGATTGGCTCAGTTACTGAATATGTCACCCGTATGGCGGTCTGTGATGTTCTCGTTGTTCGGACTGATTTGGCTAATAAACCAGCTCCTAAACCTAAGAAAAAGTAA